One window from the genome of Spirochaetota bacterium encodes:
- the rpoN gene encoding RNA polymerase factor sigma-54 has product MAFLKLDVVQTQRLRLTQSLRQSLDLLQIPTLELEEILLQELEENPVLECDDTLNDGFESLDTVAKKEIEGTVSPKEDFTPEYESEDTPTLDYDKKNVMEIVSQAETLQEHLLAQARMLQLAPDEMTMLEELITSLDDNGFLPVSIKDLQKELGGDSSKIEKLLNIIHSLDPVGCGASTVTDSLYIQAQYFYPDDVLLQQIIKDYLPYIQRYEYDKVAKQLNISTKEVKEKAILLTSLTPYPGAHFFTRKPLYVRPDIEVHLIDDEVVINLLDEWMPKLYINARYIEMLKQKKVDEKTREFIHDKVTAARNLINNISRRNETLLLVAYAIMNRQKEFLQKGPGYLKPLIYADLESDLGFHESTIARAVANKYAQTRWGVFEFKYFFVKKIQSVHNEDTSSDTIMKRMKELINSESKQNPLSDEEILDILKAEGIRIARRTIAKYRDMLSIPASHIRKKLYLMKHEGDHESNNYRQKF; this is encoded by the coding sequence ATGGCTTTCTTAAAGCTTGATGTGGTACAAACCCAGCGTTTACGCCTTACCCAGAGTCTTAGACAATCCTTAGACTTATTACAAATACCTACACTTGAACTAGAGGAAATATTATTACAGGAACTGGAAGAAAATCCTGTTCTGGAGTGTGACGATACACTTAATGATGGATTTGAATCCCTGGATACTGTCGCTAAAAAGGAAATAGAAGGAACGGTTTCCCCAAAAGAAGATTTTACTCCCGAATATGAAAGCGAAGATACTCCCACTTTAGATTATGACAAAAAGAATGTAATGGAAATTGTTTCGCAGGCTGAAACATTGCAGGAGCATTTATTGGCTCAGGCAAGGATGTTGCAACTTGCACCTGATGAAATGACCATGCTTGAGGAGCTTATTACCAGCCTTGATGATAATGGTTTTTTGCCTGTTTCTATAAAGGATTTGCAAAAAGAATTAGGTGGCGATAGTTCAAAAATAGAAAAACTTCTCAATATAATACACTCACTGGATCCCGTTGGGTGTGGTGCTTCCACTGTTACTGATTCATTGTATATTCAGGCACAATACTTTTATCCTGATGATGTATTGTTGCAACAGATAATAAAGGATTATCTCCCATATATTCAGCGATATGAGTATGATAAAGTGGCTAAACAACTGAATATAAGCACGAAAGAAGTAAAAGAAAAAGCTATACTCCTTACCAGTTTGACACCATATCCGGGTGCACATTTTTTTACCCGTAAGCCATTGTATGTACGTCCTGATATTGAGGTTCATCTGATTGATGATGAAGTTGTTATCAACCTTCTTGATGAATGGATGCCCAAATTATATATTAATGCTCGTTACATTGAGATGCTGAAACAAAAAAAAGTTGATGAAAAAACAAGGGAATTTATACATGATAAAGTTACTGCAGCAAGGAATCTTATAAACAATATCAGCAGGCGGAATGAAACACTTCTTCTTGTTGCGTATGCAATAATGAACAGGCAGAAAGAGTTTTTACAAAAAGGACCTGGCTATTTAAAACCTTTAATTTATGCTGATTTAGAGTCCGATTTGGGATTTCATGAATCTACCATTGCCCGTGCTGTGGCCAATAAATATGCCCAGACCAGATGGGGTGTTTTTGAGTTTAAATATTTTTTTGTTAAAAAAATTCAATCCGTACATAATGAGGATACATCCTCTGATACTATTATGAAACGGATGAAAGAACTTATTAATAGTGAATCAAAACAAAATCCGTTAAGTGATGAGGAAATACTTGACATATTGAAGGCAGAGGGTATCCGTATTGCGCGCAGGACTATTGCAAAATACAGGGATATGTTATCTATCCCTGCATCACATATTCGTAAAAAATTATATTTAATGAAACATGAGGGTGACCATGAATCTAACAATTACAGGCAGAAATTTTGA
- the raiA gene encoding ribosome-associated translation inhibitor RaiA, with product MNLTITGRNFEVSDSIREYAEKKLSKLTKYFHQLIDMHVWLLIERQDHIAEITINGDGVQFYAKEKAGDMYSSIDLLLDKIEQQIVRYKERHSGHKVTPLSELEDIATFTVKGEQSSITIRQVSNKPVDEKEAYLQMKLDGSDFTLFKKGEKSIKDSVDYMNKNYAAIYKDGNEYTMIEIPFEMIQENSFNPSKFNEYTLEIKNDSSVNPDIKFKKKKSCNIKMMAINDAVIEITKNNTPFIVFFNTETNYLNIIYKHGKNLELLVPAF from the coding sequence ATGAATCTAACAATTACAGGCAGAAATTTTGAAGTAAGCGATAGCATTCGTGAATATGCTGAAAAAAAGTTATCAAAGTTAACCAAGTATTTTCATCAGTTGATTGATATGCATGTATGGTTGCTGATAGAACGTCAGGACCATATAGCTGAAATTACTATTAATGGCGATGGCGTGCAGTTTTATGCTAAAGAAAAAGCTGGTGATATGTATTCTTCTATAGACCTCTTGCTTGACAAGATTGAACAGCAAATAGTACGATATAAAGAACGGCATTCAGGACATAAGGTTACGCCGTTAAGTGAGCTTGAAGATATAGCTACATTTACTGTCAAAGGTGAGCAGAGTTCCATAACAATACGGCAGGTGAGCAATAAACCGGTAGATGAAAAGGAAGCATATCTGCAAATGAAACTGGATGGCAGTGATTTTACTTTGTTTAAGAAGGGCGAGAAATCAATTAAAGATTCAGTTGACTATATGAATAAAAATTATGCTGCAATTTATAAAGATGGCAATGAGTACACAATGATTGAAATACCGTTTGAAATGATACAGGAAAATTCATTTAACCCGTCAAAGTTTAATGAATATACTCTTGAAATCAAGAATGATTCATCAGTAAATCCAGATATTAAATTTAAAAAGAAAAAATCATGTAATATTAAAATGATGGCAATCAATGATGCGGTTATCGAAATAACAAAAAATAACACTCCATTCATTGTATTTTTTAATACTGAAACTAACTATCTCAATATAATTTACAAACACGGCAAAAATTTAGAACTTCTGGTGCCGGCATTTTAA
- the hprK gene encoding HPr(Ser) kinase/phosphatase — protein MKKQLRIRDILENTQKIDLQLTLITGREGIDKAITAIEINRPGLTLAGFFDYFAYDRIQIFGLGETAYIKQLSRERREEIYSKFFSYNIVCCVYTHNEYPDEVFIEYAKKHRVPTFVTQHPTTRFISLLSHIVEAAFAESVTIHGTLIDVFGIGILLIGKSGVGKSETALELIERGHRLIADDLVEIKKIDESLLMGSGSELIRHHMEIRGIGILNVRDIFGIRSVRNRKRIELVAELQEWDANTHYDRLGIEEQVYTILDIEVPYIIVPVRPGRNIPIIIETAALNQRLKKMGVFSALELDKKIQEWIARENNNK, from the coding sequence ATGAAAAAACAACTGCGCATCCGTGATATTTTAGAAAATACACAAAAGATTGACCTGCAGCTTACACTGATCACTGGCAGGGAAGGAATTGATAAGGCTATCACCGCTATTGAAATTAACCGGCCGGGTCTTACCCTGGCTGGTTTTTTTGATTATTTTGCCTATGACCGTATTCAGATTTTTGGATTAGGTGAAACAGCATATATCAAGCAGTTATCTCGTGAAAGGCGAGAGGAAATTTACAGTAAATTTTTTTCTTATAATATAGTTTGCTGTGTATATACCCATAATGAATATCCGGATGAGGTGTTTATTGAGTACGCTAAAAAGCACAGGGTTCCAACCTTTGTTACTCAACATCCAACAACCCGGTTTATAAGCTTGTTAAGCCATATCGTTGAGGCTGCATTTGCAGAGTCGGTAACTATACATGGTACATTAATTGATGTATTTGGCATAGGAATATTGCTTATAGGTAAAAGTGGGGTTGGGAAAAGTGAAACTGCCTTAGAGTTAATAGAAAGAGGGCACCGGTTGATTGCTGATGATCTGGTTGAGATAAAAAAAATTGATGAGTCCTTGTTAATGGGAAGCGGCTCTGAACTTATACGCCATCATATGGAGATACGGGGAATTGGAATATTGAATGTTCGTGATATATTTGGTATCAGATCAGTAAGGAACAGAAAGCGTATTGAGCTTGTGGCTGAATTACAGGAGTGGGATGCAAATACCCACTATGACAGGCTTGGTATAGAAGAACAGGTGTATACCATACTTGATATTGAAGTTCCCTATATTATTGTTCCAGTAAGGCCTGGAAGGAATATCCCGATAATTATAGAAACTGCAGCACTTAATCAACGGTTAAAAAAAATGGGCGTATTTTCCGCGCTGGAACTTGATAAAAAGATTCAGGAATGGATTGCAAGGGAGAATAACAACAAATGA
- a CDS encoding HPr family phosphocarrier protein: MKEKKVKVKSDAGVHARPASILVREAMKFPCDIYIIKGQMEANGKSIMSVLGLAITKGSSLIIRANGEKEEEAVDRLSALIENDFAELASK, encoded by the coding sequence ATGAAAGAAAAGAAGGTAAAGGTAAAAAGTGATGCTGGTGTCCATGCGCGTCCTGCATCAATACTGGTACGAGAAGCAATGAAATTCCCATGTGATATCTATATCATTAAAGGACAGATGGAAGCAAACGGAAAATCCATCATGTCCGTGCTGGGATTAGCTATAACCAAGGGAAGTTCTCTGATAATACGGGCTAATGGCGAAAAGGAAGAAGAAGCTGTGGATCGATTGTCAGCTCTTATTGAAAATGATTTTGCGGAGTTAGCCTCAAAATGA
- a CDS encoding DUF4390 domain-containing protein, with protein sequence MKKLIITILLLLYSITIFAQDITFGNVNFNSNNLNVFFSVTDVKSNDIVEALKRGLEGQVEYTVQIVEDPLLPLMPKEIIKSITVKKKVKFDFFNKSYIVTQAKVPISFYSDESLIDELFFNRQIVIEDGFKYRKSNYLVRVRVTFTSVKLYFPLNIIFNYVVGFWDFDTGWQYGPKLVGIPYSE encoded by the coding sequence ATGAAAAAATTAATTATAACTATATTGTTGTTATTATATTCTATAACTATTTTTGCACAGGATATTACTTTTGGGAATGTTAATTTTAATTCCAATAATCTCAATGTATTTTTTTCGGTTACTGACGTTAAATCAAATGATATTGTTGAGGCATTAAAACGCGGGCTTGAAGGCCAGGTAGAATATACAGTCCAGATTGTTGAAGACCCTTTACTACCGCTGATGCCAAAGGAAATTATTAAATCTATTACAGTGAAGAAAAAAGTAAAATTTGATTTTTTTAATAAGTCCTATATAGTGACACAGGCAAAAGTTCCAATCTCCTTTTATAGTGATGAATCGCTTATCGATGAGCTATTTTTTAACAGACAGATAGTTATTGAAGATGGCTTCAAATACAGGAAATCAAATTATTTAGTACGTGTCCGTGTTACTTTCACTTCAGTTAAGTTATATTTTCCATTGAATATTATATTTAATTATGTTGTTGGCTTCTGGGATTTTGATACTGGATGGCAATATGGGCCAAAATTGGTTGGAATACCTTACTCTGAATAA
- a CDS encoding ATP-binding protein, protein MMLLSIKDYLKEYVSKKNIKNSLIFIGTFFIFATIIAFLLPPQSENTSVGEGFFVNLVMIIPLAAAVFFILISFRLRVHPEVIYSSSIRTKIALALIVIATVPTIPIIVITNNIVNSTINQFFTEKTISALEKSVDLANQMVLETEENLVKQLNQLRYDLNNHYVSTEYLLHPAFIQRYMYTNTSLFVTLVGSKGVLQNNVTLLYAGNNNPDIVSNIVTFLQLAHITSLVHCSRLSIFNNIYSVAYTQYGPYCIVMYRLIPKDMFATADFLNTAYSEYKKQEFLKPYFQTGIGIALILLSLGIILLAIILSIMISQSITRPVLELVEASEKIAKGDFLINLTRKEQDEIAVLYESFNQMAKQLDHGRKMMYQTQKLQAWSDIARKLIHEIKNPLTPIRLSAERLYRRYEENHPEFPIIVKDATNTIIEEVNILMNMLSEFSKFARLPEINLVKENINTILEDCIAMYGNDAISFITNLDTNLPPVMCDKALLRQAFLNIIQNSIEAKATKITITSMYDKEKQVLYIQFNDNGIGIPEENLSKVFEPTFSTKESGMGLGLAIVEKIIIDHKWNITCDSKGKGTQFTITIPLQ, encoded by the coding sequence ATGATGTTATTGTCCATAAAAGATTATTTAAAAGAATATGTATCAAAGAAAAATATTAAAAATTCACTGATTTTTATTGGCACATTTTTTATATTTGCCACTATCATTGCTTTTCTTTTGCCTCCTCAAAGTGAAAATACTTCAGTTGGTGAAGGTTTTTTTGTCAATCTTGTCATGATTATACCACTGGCTGCTGCTGTATTTTTTATTTTAATATCATTTCGTTTACGGGTTCATCCTGAAGTTATTTACAGCAGCAGTATAAGGACTAAAATAGCATTAGCATTAATAGTTATTGCTACCGTTCCAACTATACCCATTATTGTCATTACCAATAATATAGTAAATTCAACTATTAATCAATTTTTTACTGAAAAAACTATTTCTGCGCTGGAAAAGTCTGTTGACCTTGCCAATCAAATGGTTCTTGAAACAGAAGAAAATCTGGTCAAGCAGTTGAATCAACTGAGATATGATTTAAACAATCATTATGTAAGTACAGAATATCTATTACATCCAGCTTTCATTCAGCGTTATATGTATACAAATACTTCGTTATTTGTAACACTTGTTGGATCAAAAGGCGTACTACAAAATAATGTTACATTACTGTATGCTGGTAACAATAATCCTGATATTGTATCCAATATTGTTACCTTTCTTCAACTTGCACATATTACGAGCCTGGTTCATTGCAGCAGATTATCTATATTCAATAACATATACTCAGTTGCTTACACACAATATGGCCCATACTGTATTGTAATGTACAGATTAATACCAAAAGATATGTTTGCAACTGCTGATTTTTTAAATACAGCATACAGTGAATATAAAAAGCAGGAATTTCTTAAGCCATATTTTCAGACAGGTATTGGCATAGCGTTGATTTTACTTTCACTGGGTATTATTTTGCTTGCTATCATCCTGAGCATCATGATATCGCAAAGTATAACACGACCGGTGCTTGAACTGGTTGAAGCTTCTGAAAAGATTGCAAAAGGTGATTTCCTGATAAATCTTACCAGAAAAGAACAGGATGAGATAGCTGTTTTATATGAATCATTTAATCAAATGGCCAAACAGCTTGATCATGGCAGGAAAATGATGTATCAGACACAGAAGTTACAGGCGTGGAGTGACATAGCAAGAAAACTAATACATGAGATAAAAAACCCTTTAACGCCAATTCGACTGTCAGCAGAAAGGCTTTACCGAAGGTATGAGGAAAATCACCCGGAATTTCCTATTATTGTAAAAGATGCAACCAATACTATTATTGAAGAAGTAAATATTTTGATGAACATGCTTTCTGAATTTTCAAAATTTGCCAGGTTACCGGAAATTAATCTGGTTAAAGAAAATATTAATACTATTCTTGAAGATTGTATTGCTATGTATGGAAACGATGCAATTTCATTTATTACTAATCTGGATACTAATCTTCCGCCTGTGATGTGTGATAAGGCATTATTACGCCAGGCTTTTCTAAATATTATTCAGAATTCAATTGAAGCAAAAGCAACCAAAATTACTATCACAAGTATGTATGATAAAGAAAAACAAGTACTATATATTCAGTTTAACGATAATGGTATAGGAATACCTGAAGAAAATCTATCTAAAGTTTTTGAACCAACATTTTCAACCAAAGAAAGCGGCATGGGTCTGGGGCTGGCTATAGTTGAAAAAATTATTATTGACCATAAATGGAATATAACCTGTGATTCAAAAGGTAAGGGTACACAATTTACGATTACCATACCCTTACAGTAA
- a CDS encoding sigma-54 dependent transcriptional regulator, whose translation MAKILVVDDEKNILNTMKAILQDEGHTVYAVENGNDAVQFIKSNECDVVFLDVWLPDIDGLEVLQRIKQTKPDVAVIMISGHGSIDIAVKSTRYGAYDFLEKPPSMERVITSLKNALEQIELKRENILLKKNITLEDEMIGNSPPMQEVKRIIDTAASTNARVFITGENGTGKELVARAIYRKSKRSDKPFIKVNCAAIPDELIESELFGHEKGSFTGAVARRLGKFELADKGTIFLDEICDMSPSAQAKVLRVLQEQQFERVGGNDVITVDVRVIAATNVDVKEAIEQGRFREDLYYRLNVIPIFVPPLSERREDIPLLVDYFLEKFAREHGLGIKQMSDSAMEFLVNYSWPGNVRELKNVIERLTIMVPSEVIQAQDVTKHIESYDYEDTIAKETSSLKKAREQFEKEYIIKMLKQYDKNISATAKALGIERTNLHRKIRQYHINIDRL comes from the coding sequence ATGGCAAAAATACTTGTTGTTGATGATGAAAAAAACATATTGAACACTATGAAAGCCATATTGCAGGATGAGGGCCATACGGTGTATGCTGTTGAAAATGGCAATGATGCGGTTCAATTTATCAAATCAAATGAGTGTGATGTCGTATTTCTTGATGTATGGCTTCCTGACATTGATGGATTGGAGGTACTCCAACGTATCAAGCAAACAAAGCCGGATGTAGCTGTTATCATGATTTCAGGACACGGGTCAATTGATATAGCAGTGAAGTCAACACGGTATGGTGCCTATGATTTTCTGGAAAAGCCACCTTCAATGGAGCGTGTCATAACCTCATTAAAGAATGCGCTGGAACAGATTGAATTAAAAAGAGAGAATATTCTATTAAAGAAAAATATTACATTAGAAGATGAGATGATTGGCAACTCACCTCCAATGCAGGAGGTTAAGCGGATCATTGATACAGCTGCGTCAACCAATGCCAGGGTTTTTATTACCGGTGAAAATGGCACAGGTAAGGAACTGGTTGCCCGTGCTATATACCGTAAATCAAAACGCAGCGATAAGCCTTTTATTAAAGTCAACTGCGCAGCAATACCCGATGAGCTTATTGAAAGTGAGCTGTTTGGACATGAAAAAGGCTCATTTACCGGAGCTGTTGCCCGCCGCTTGGGAAAATTTGAATTGGCTGATAAAGGAACAATATTCCTGGATGAAATATGTGATATGAGCCCCAGCGCGCAGGCCAAGGTGCTGCGTGTATTACAGGAACAACAGTTTGAGCGAGTGGGTGGTAATGATGTCATTACGGTTGATGTTCGTGTTATTGCCGCAACCAATGTGGATGTTAAAGAGGCCATTGAGCAGGGGCGCTTTCGTGAAGATCTGTACTATCGTCTTAATGTTATCCCCATCTTTGTACCGCCTCTTTCAGAACGCCGTGAAGATATTCCGTTGCTGGTTGATTACTTTCTGGAAAAATTTGCGCGCGAGCATGGTCTTGGCATCAAACAGATGAGCGATAGTGCCATGGAATTTTTAGTCAATTATTCATGGCCAGGTAATGTCAGAGAACTGAAGAATGTCATTGAACGGCTTACCATTATGGTGCCTTCTGAAGTTATACAGGCACAGGATGTTACCAAACATATTGAGTCCTATGATTATGAGGATACTATTGCCAAAGAAACATCCAGTTTGAAAAAAGCACGTGAACAATTTGAAAAAGAGTATATTATTAAAATGCTAAAGCAATATGATAAAAATATATCAGCCACAGCCAAAGCGTTGGGAATTGAGCGCACTAATCTCCACAGGAAAATTAGGCAGTATCATATTAATATTGACAGGTTATAG
- a CDS encoding uracil-DNA glycosylase family protein, whose product MYHLLKEAIMTHIQYDRRIPLVLAYTDEISYFSNRKNVVAPVVLSTLQEKVQQMVAQCNKCKTTEKNTIHGGDASSGIMILLNPPSMLSSVEKKVLQPDVDIMLDKMMKAIGVHVQSCYITHMIKCESQSQLPGTMFSHCQNLLAKEIELVKPQIIIVMGEMRPLQKIVKNSSGIQWFNIEHPITLLKNPELKKPAWNTLKLVKAVLDGK is encoded by the coding sequence ATGTACCATTTACTTAAAGAAGCAATCATGACTCATATACAGTATGACAGGCGAATCCCACTGGTACTGGCCTATACTGATGAAATTAGCTATTTTTCAAACAGGAAAAATGTTGTTGCACCTGTTGTATTGAGTACGCTTCAGGAAAAAGTACAGCAAATGGTAGCGCAATGCAATAAATGCAAGACCACAGAAAAGAATACAATCCATGGTGGTGATGCTTCGTCAGGAATCATGATACTATTGAATCCGCCATCCATGCTTTCGTCTGTTGAAAAGAAGGTGTTGCAGCCTGATGTTGATATAATGCTTGATAAGATGATGAAAGCTATTGGTGTTCATGTTCAATCCTGCTATATCACACACATGATTAAATGTGAAAGTCAAAGTCAACTTCCCGGTACCATGTTTTCACACTGCCAGAATCTTCTTGCAAAAGAAATAGAACTTGTAAAACCACAGATAATTATTGTTATGGGTGAAATGCGCCCCTTACAGAAGATTGTTAAGAACAGCAGTGGTATCCAGTGGTTTAACATTGAACACCCTATTACCCTGTTAAAAAACCCTGAATTAAAAAAGCCAGCATGGAATACATTGAAGCTTGTTAAAGCTGTGCTGGATGGGAAATAG
- the priA gene encoding primosomal protein N': protein MFVDVAVGFPIDGFFTYSTDDTTIAKGMRVVVHFKNRKTTAYVVNVHDNPPGFDVKPIIKVLDTQPIFDDRLLTLAHFISNHYVCYFGEALGTALPSGKSYTTRTKPFTFGDSSKEVILTEEQEQIYKAILNQPQKVHCIYGITGSGKTEVYIALAKKMIQQGRAVLYLVPEISISSQMFDRLKAVFGDTLVMYHSGMNPNQRLVSWKRFYTGQAMIAVGTRSAIFMQAPTLGLIIIDEEHDSSYKENSTPRYHARTVAWYRHRQEGAMLVLGSATPSLETLYAIQRNSIVQHQLHKRFGTARLPELQIVTVKASNARTIFSNTLLFSIKKAIEAKQQVILLLNRRGFAPVMLCQDCGTSVQCPHCSISLTHHKQKLLCHYCHYETVVPEHCNNCGSKNLVMVGSGTQRVEEVLQKMFPGATLVRLDQDSARKKNFLPTVVNDMMNGKIDILLGTQMVAKGFDFPNVSLVGVILADIGLLLPDFRAVERTFALLVQVAGRSGRGDIPGKVIVQTFNPENPLFHYLKNHDYIGFCHRELSLRKALQYPPYVRLARLVVRGAKEDIVANVAGQCRDILQELSPQFPDITILGPSRAPLYKIASQYRYHIVLKSNNVERLSGILAQCKKKMNPQGTYLEIDIDPLDLL from the coding sequence ATGTTTGTAGATGTTGCTGTAGGATTCCCCATTGATGGTTTTTTTACATACAGCACCGATGATACCACCATAGCAAAAGGGATGCGAGTTGTAGTTCATTTTAAAAACCGTAAAACTACCGCGTATGTTGTTAATGTCCATGACAATCCCCCGGGTTTTGATGTGAAGCCCATCATCAAGGTGCTTGATACACAGCCCATCTTTGATGATCGCTTGCTTACGCTGGCACATTTTATTTCAAACCATTATGTGTGCTATTTTGGTGAGGCACTGGGTACTGCATTGCCTTCAGGAAAATCATATACTACACGCACAAAGCCGTTTACTTTTGGCGATAGTTCTAAAGAGGTAATACTTACTGAAGAGCAGGAACAAATATATAAAGCCATTCTTAACCAACCGCAGAAGGTACATTGCATTTATGGTATAACTGGCAGCGGTAAAACCGAAGTGTACATTGCCCTTGCAAAAAAGATGATACAGCAGGGGAGAGCTGTTTTGTATTTAGTGCCTGAGATTTCTATTTCCTCACAGATGTTTGACCGCCTTAAAGCAGTATTTGGAGACACACTGGTAATGTATCATAGCGGCATGAATCCAAACCAGCGGCTTGTCAGCTGGAAGCGCTTTTATACGGGTCAGGCAATGATTGCGGTGGGTACGCGTTCAGCAATTTTTATGCAGGCACCAACATTAGGTCTTATCATCATTGATGAAGAGCATGACAGCTCTTATAAAGAAAACAGCACGCCGCGCTACCATGCACGCACCGTCGCCTGGTACAGACACCGCCAGGAAGGTGCAATGCTGGTGTTGGGTTCAGCAACACCGTCACTTGAAACACTGTATGCAATACAGCGTAATAGTATAGTTCAGCACCAATTGCACAAGCGTTTTGGAACTGCCAGACTTCCTGAACTACAGATAGTTACCGTAAAGGCATCAAATGCACGCACTATATTTTCAAATACATTACTGTTTTCAATTAAAAAGGCAATTGAAGCAAAGCAGCAGGTAATACTGCTTTTGAACAGACGAGGTTTTGCTCCGGTGATGTTGTGTCAGGATTGCGGCACATCTGTCCAGTGCCCGCATTGCAGCATTAGTCTTACCCATCATAAACAAAAATTACTATGTCATTACTGCCACTATGAAACTGTTGTACCGGAACACTGTAATAACTGCGGTTCAAAAAATCTGGTTATGGTTGGCAGTGGTACCCAGCGTGTTGAAGAAGTTTTGCAAAAAATGTTTCCTGGAGCAACGTTAGTACGCCTTGATCAGGATTCAGCACGAAAGAAAAACTTTCTTCCCACTGTGGTCAATGATATGATGAATGGGAAAATTGACATTTTGCTGGGAACGCAGATGGTGGCAAAGGGATTTGATTTTCCCAATGTATCGCTGGTTGGTGTTATTCTGGCTGACATTGGGCTTTTACTTCCTGATTTCAGGGCGGTGGAGCGCACATTTGCATTGCTGGTACAGGTAGCAGGTCGTTCAGGACGTGGTGATATTCCCGGCAAAGTAATAGTACAGACATTTAATCCTGAAAATCCTTTATTTCACTATTTGAAGAACCACGATTATATTGGTTTTTGTCACAGGGAGCTTTCATTACGCAAAGCTTTACAGTACCCGCCATATGTTCGCTTAGCACGGCTTGTGGTCAGAGGTGCAAAAGAGGATATTGTGGCAAATGTTGCTGGTCAGTGCAGGGATATATTACAGGAACTATCGCCACAATTTCCTGACATAACAATACTTGGACCATCCCGGGCACCACTGTATAAAATAGCATCACAGTACCGGTATCATATTGTGTTGAAATCAAACAATGTTGAAAGGTTGAGTGGCATACTGGCTCAGTGTAAAAAGAAGATGAACCCGCAGGGAACATATTTGGAGATAGATATTGACCCATTGGATCTTTTGTGA